Proteins from one Doryrhamphus excisus isolate RoL2022-K1 chromosome 19, RoL_Dexc_1.0, whole genome shotgun sequence genomic window:
- the epm2a gene encoding laforin: MTTMLFRFGVILTPDSPNVDLFILGSREEMGQWDPGKAVRMRASRSSVSTREPCLWIGDVLLREPYRDTLWFKFIKRTEGAYIWEGNGPHHDRTCCYDEQNVVDGVYCHPIDHWIEEEGRTDEMKHTTNFYLSVAGQNAMHFSRVLPRLWLGSCPRLAEHVTIKMKHDLGITAVMNFQTEGDVMNNSHGCRRNLGDAMTADTMMHLYNDCGLVYVWMPTPDMSTEGRVQMLPQAVFLLHGLLENGHTVYVHCNAGVGRSTAAVCGLLMYVLGWSLRKVQYMLAARRPVVYIDEEALVRAQADFRRKFGLLRSSISYTET; encoded by the exons ATGACAACCATGTTATTCCGATTCGGTGTCATTCTTACTCCGGACTCGCCGAATGTTGACTTGTTTATTTTGGGTTCCCGTGAGGAAATGGGCCAATGGGACCCGGGAAAAGCGGTCCGGATGAGAGCGAGTCGCAGCTCTGTTTCTACCCGGGAGCCGTGCCTCTGGATCGGGGACGTGCTGCTGCGTGAACCCTATAGAGACACGCTGTGGTTCAAGTTCATCAAAAGGACAGAAGGAGCGTATATTTGGGAAG GTAACGGGCCCCACCATGACAGAACGTGCTGTTACGATGAGCAGAACGTAGTGGATGGCGTGTACTGCCACCCCATCGACCACTGGATCGAGGAGGAGGGCCGCACAGACGAGATGAAACACACCACCAACTTTTACCTGAGCGTGGCTGGTCAGAATGCCATGCATTTCTCCAG GGTGCTGCCGCGGCTTTGGTTGGGCAGCTGTCCTCGGCTGGCGGAACATGTGACGATCAAGATGAAGCACGACCTCGGCATCACGGCGGTGATGAACTTCCAGACAGAGGGGGACGTGATGAACAACTCTCACGGCTGCAGGCGAAACCTTGGGGACGCCATGACGGCCGACACCATGATGCATTTGTACAACGACTGCGGCCTTGTGTACGTGTGGATGCCCACGCCCGACATGAGCACTGAGG GCCGCGTCCAGATGCTTCCCCAGGCTGTCTTTCTACTTCACGGCCTCCTAGAGAACGGCCACACCGTCTACGTCCACTGTAATGCCGGAGTGGGTCGGTCCACGGCTGCCGTATGCGGCCTGCTCATGTACGTGCTGGGCTGGAGCCTAAGGAAGGTGCAGTACATGCTTGCAGCCAGGAGGCCCGTTGTGTACATTGACGAGGAAGCTTTAGTGAGAGCCCAGGCGGACTTTAGACGCAAGTTTGGACTGCTGAGATCATCCATCTCTTATACAGAGACATGA